ATAATTGGGCCCTGACCGAACTAAATGGTGTGAATTTCACAAGACTTACGAGCATGATTCTAAAAATGTTTTGCTTTGATTCACCAGATCAAATATCTCATTAAGAAGGGGCCTTTGGCATGTATGCTCCGCCTCCACCTCCGCTAACCAATAGAACTTCATCGGCACTGGCTCACCAACAGGGATCCCATTTGCTTATAATAAAGATGAGACATATACCTATTGGTGGAATGATAAAGGATATTGGGTACCTCTTATGAAGAAAATCACGAGTCTTTATAACAACACCTTTGTACACTTGCATACTTGGTACGGAGTTGACAAGATCAAATGTATAAGCATCTGTTCTTAAGTATCCAATTATGATGGAAGACCTTGTTGGATTCATGCTTGAGGATCGTCAATAGTTACAAATAATTCTATATCacaaaattagttatttatcataatgtaaaatataatttatatacttaaattttttattattattaattttagttacaatatatattgatatatctaatagtattatttattataaattttaattatatcaaataaatatttatattggacaaactaaaatattaattcaaattctcttatatcatatttttttaattatatatttgtatttcttataaaaaaattaaaaatattcaaaagagataaaaataagatatattcaattttttctattaaaaaaatttattcattttttctaaGTTGTAactaaaactgaaaaataattgaatttaaaataaaataaataaataaaaagtaaaaacaaagaaacggtaaagtaagaaaaaagataagattgaaGAGAAATATATAGAGTATATGCGTGTGTGTACATATGataattttcttgaataaaatagtaatatattattatatagggAGCGGAAAGGAAAAAAGCGAAATAGAGAGAGATATTGGAGTTGGAGCCCAgtagtatttttgtaattttgtgttGTCTGACGGTGGCTGGTAGTATCCGAGTCGGAGTCCGAGTCGACTCGCTGCGATCTCATACACTCATTCCTTCTCTCCGACCCACAAAAtcaaacctattttttttttgttgcttttgcTTTGTTGTGTTCTCTTCGGAAGCGGAATCGATCAATCCCTCACCTCATTGCTGAGATCTGCAAACTGGCTATGGACTACGAACCCTACGACAGTAGCGGTAACCCCTCTCTCCTTTTCCAGTTCCACTTAGGGATagggtttctctctctctctctctttctttctttcttcaattccttaggtttttttttctctttcttccgaATCGAAACTCTTTCGGAGAAATTAACGAAACCACAACAACTTACTGCCATGGATTCGTTCCAcagttttgtttctttctttgtgTTTTCTCTGTGTGTTCGGTTTTCTTCAATAAATCGCTACTGAGATAAGCTCTTATTTTGGTTCTTGCTCGTTTGCCTGCTGTGACCTAacattggggggggggggggctaaTTGAAAAAACGAAAGGACACTATGCTTTGAGTTTTGACTTCTATGAATTGAATGTTTTGTGCTCACAAGATCCTCGCTTGTCTCTTTTTCGCACTGTTCTTTTGAATGGTTTACAGTGATATTAACCAACTTTGAATTCAAGTTCAGAATGATACCATGTGTGAATGCGTTCTTTAATGGGTCAACTGCTTGAATTAATGCATTGGAATAATTCGTACATGGTGAGAAGTTGGTGGTTTCTGCTATTAAGTTTTCCCCATTAGCAAAAGCAAAAGCAACATCTATTTGATTGTTTTGCTGTGttggttgtgttgtgttgtgctgTTACTACTGCGACTTTGTATGCAGAGAAGTATTAGTTACAATGTGTTTCCTGGGCatgagtttgatttttctccAGTACTGAAAAATATAGGTGTTGTTGAATGGTGATATTTGCTTCACAGATTCAAGGTTTGGACTTGGTTGTAATGATTGCAGGAACTGATGATGACCTTCCACCAACCCATCAAAATAGAATTTCCAGGGGAGGAGGAGGACGTCTGGCTGGGAATGGGAGATCTGCTGTTGCTTCAATTCCTTACCCAAGGATGTACGGTGAAATTGATATGGAGACCCAAATTCATCAGCTTGAGCAAGAAGCATACAGTTCAGTTCTAAGAGCTTTTAAAGCTCAAGCCGATGCCATTACTTGGGTATGTTTTATATCTTGTTTCATCAAATATAGtatttttgaattcttttatTAGGTGTAAGTGACTGCTACTTGACATGTATTTTCTTCAGGAGAAAGAAAGTTTGATTACAGAGCTGAGAAAAGAACTTAGATTGTCAAATGAGGAGCACAGAGAACTTCTAGGTCGGGTTAATGCAGATGATGTGATACGGAGGATAAGGTCTGATAAAATAGTGAAGCAAGGTTTTTTGTTGGTCTATCTGTGTTTTCGAAATGAGTTTGTCATGACTTTCCACGTATGCACTGTTATTATGTTGTTAATAAATGCTTTGCTTGATAATGATAACAGGGAATGGAGACAGGCAGGTGGCCATCAGCCTGGTGTACTTAGTACTGGTCAAGGTCTTCATGATTCAATTCCCAGTCCCACAGTCTCTGCTTCTCGCAAAAAGCAGAAGATTACACCATCTGTACCACCATCACGATCTTTTGGTGGGCCTTCTCCTCCTTTTCACCCCCAAACAGTGACTGCGCCCCACCAACCATCTTCTTCTGCAGCGAAACGAGGATCTGCTCCTGGGTCAAAGGGAAAGAAGCACAAACCTGTAAGTTGGTTGTATATATActttggagtgctcttcttttctttgtttatatGTTCGCTGAATTTAGGTTTGGCAAGCTTATTGTGTTTTGTTCTTTCATTTCCAGGGTCAAATATTACCTGGTGTCTCTTCAATGAAGCAGTATCCTTCATCAGGACCAGGTGGAAGGAATCAAGTATCTAATAGAGCTGTCATGGGTGAGCATGCTGAGGGAGCATCATTTGATTCGTTGGTTGGTAGGAGAGTGCGGACAAGGTGGCCTGACGACAATAACTTCTATGAAGCTGTTATCACGAACTACAATCCAGCCGATGTATTTACTGCCCTGAAATACTTAGGAATTTGTTTTCCATTAATATGTAGCTTAAGTGTTTACTTTTATTCCTAACTTTTCAGGGACGACATAATTTGGTCTATGACATGGGGAGTGCAAATGAAACATGGGAATGGGTTAATCTATCAGAGGTATATCTGTCCTCCTTTTGGTGGTAACTCATTTAATCTGccgattgattattttttaaaacttgttggtactttttaagttttttataacACTTGATATAAGATGCATGATGAATGTTACATAAATTGgagtattttttgtgttttaaacATTGAGTATTTTTATTCCTTGCTATTGTGGCTGCTATATGGTCCACTATACTGTATAGTTAAAGAGTGTAAAAATGCTGGTTGGCTGCAATAGGTTGAAAACTTAACGAAAACCCAAATAGAGGGCAATAGTAGAGGGTAGCTGTACTGTATTGAAGAAGATTTGTGAAAATCCCAAGGCTATGTTTTGGACTGTGGATAGCTAATGATCGGTGGAATGGAATGAACTTATGAACTAAAATTTCTATACCATTGTTTGGATAGTTTGTGATAAAGTGTAGTGAAGTTTCTATTTCATTGTTTGGGAAGTGGATGGGAATGGTaatccttatttttattattactattagtgTTATTGCTTTTATTATACCATTGCTTCTTACCCTCAAATTGGGTGAAAGAAAAATAGGAGGATTGGATGTAGTGAGAATGCAGTACATTCCATTAGGTTCCATTTCATTTCATCCCAACACTTCAAACAATGACAACTAATATCATTCCATACCATTCATCCtaacatttcatttcattttttccccATCAATTCAAACATGAGCTAGAGACTTAAAACATCCAATTTGGGTCTTCCAGGTGCACTTTACCCTTTTAATAAGGGTAATTTAGGGTTTTCATCCATTCACTGACCAACATGTCTGCTATAGCAGCTATTCTATATACGTGAtctgtccaaaaaaaaaaaaaaattctatatacGTGATGGATGCTACACTGAAACAGCATGAGACATCCATCTAGGATTGAGGACTCTGCTTTTctacagtattttttttttcttatcaagaCTTCTATCTTTAATTTGGCAGTTCAGGTGTGTTTGGCTAGACTGAAATTCCAGCACTTAATTCATTGCTGAATTTATAGTGAAGACATAATGACATATTAAGAACCAAATTTGTTATCTTtagaaatattttcattttaaatgctGAAATTGTGTTTGATGGAAATTATGAGTGGTTAATATAATGAAATAGGAAACAGGAATATACCAAATGCTGAGTGGACAGAAACaaactattttaatttggtttgattttggtAAGATGGAAGGATTGATCTTCCTATGTATTttcaacatttaataaaatctagaacatggttttgaaaaatttagTCTTGCTGTTGATATGTTTAACACTTgttaatatattgtttttacTAATTCAGATGCAGTATTTTAACTGCAGATATCTCCTGAAGATATTCAGTGGGTAGGTGAGGATCCTGGAATCAATCATCGTGGGGGTTTTGGGGGCCCTGGTCATGGGATGAATAGGTCTGTTGGACGAGATGGTGTTCCAGGAGCTGGAAGAGGTAGAGGAGCTGCAAAGGGGCAATCCAGAAAAGATTTTTTGTCATCACAAAATGGCCTAGGAAAGAAGGTGCATGATGATATACAAATACTTCACACAGACACACTAATCAAGGAGGTAATAGAAAACAGTTCAATCAGGAAATTCATTTATTTAGATAGTTTGATCTTTGATAGCTTAAATTGATAGCTTAAATTGATAAAGCAATAAAATATAATGCCAAGCCCTAATCACATACAATATAGCAATTCACTTGCTGTGTCAGACAAAAGTTTCCTACAGAGTATTCTCTTTCTGCAAACTGCAACACCTTCTGCCTAATTACAAATATCTGCTATCAGTTATTTTCTATGAATAACTTCAAAGAGGCAGTTTTTAATTCTAATACAGAACTAATATGGAACAGTTAATGCAAGATAAGTTATTTTCTATCACATTCTAAAAATACATGACTTCTCATTAGAGTTATTTATTAGTTCCTTTCAATCCTTTATTCAATATATTAAGTTTCTGGCGAACTTGACAGGTGGAGAGGGTATTCAGTGCAAATCACCCTGATCCCCTTGAAGTTGAGAAAGCAAAGAAAGTATTGAAGGTAAGGGGACAATTAGATTTTGCCATTATATGTACTTAAAGCTATTGACTTATTTAATTTTCCTGCAAATGCAATGTATATGCCTgatctttatttcatttaatgcAGGATCATGAGCAGGCTCTTATTGATGCAATTGCAAAACTTAATGATCTTTCTGACGGTGAAAGTGGTACATCTCAGTTTCAGTATCTCATTGCAGTACTTCTGATTTTTGTCCTTTCCTAAATAGCCCTCTAAATGGTAGTAATTAATTGTGGGTAGCTGTGTGGAGTTGTCGACTCCAAAATTGCTACAGTGGTATAGCAGATCTTAGGGTGTCCGTTCCACCAAATGCAGCTTCTAGAACGAAAATACttagaaaaatgt
Above is a window of Glycine soja cultivar W05 chromosome 12, ASM419377v2, whole genome shotgun sequence DNA encoding:
- the LOC114379879 gene encoding protein EMSY-LIKE 3-like, which translates into the protein MDYEPYDSSGTDDDLPPTHQNRISRGGGGRLAGNGRSAVASIPYPRMYGEIDMETQIHQLEQEAYSSVLRAFKAQADAITWEKESLITELRKELRLSNEEHRELLGRVNADDVIRRIREWRQAGGHQPGVLSTGQGLHDSIPSPTVSASRKKQKITPSVPPSRSFGGPSPPFHPQTVTAPHQPSSSAAKRGSAPGSKGKKHKPGQILPGVSSMKQYPSSGPGGRNQVSNRAVMGEHAEGASFDSLVGRRVRTRWPDDNNFYEAVITNYNPADGRHNLVYDMGSANETWEWVNLSEISPEDIQWVGEDPGINHRGGFGGPGHGMNRSVGRDGVPGAGRGRGAAKGQSRKDFLSSQNGLGKKVHDDIQILHTDTLIKEVERVFSANHPDPLEVEKAKKVLKDHEQALIDAIAKLNDLSDGESDGAGHHFSHAQSMDRE